Genomic segment of Chrysiogenia bacterium:
TGCCTGCCGGCGGGAATCCACGCCGTCCACGGCGGTGAAATGACGCCGGCACTCAGCAAAGAGCTGCGCGCCTTCTGGAAAGAGCTGCGCGCAAAGTGGGGCGCGCCCCTGGTGGCGGTGCGCAGCTCGGCCACCGCCGAGGATCTCGAAGAAGCCTCCTTTGCCGGCGTCTATACGACGGTTCTGGGCGTGGCGAGCGAGCGCGCGTTTCTCGAAGCGGTCGAGACCTGCTGGGGCGCGCTCCACGAAGAGGCCGCGCGCGCCTATCGCGAGAAAAAGGGGATCGGCCACGACGTGGGCATTGCGCTGGTGATCCAGCGGATGCTGCGCCCGGAGTGTTCGGGAGTGCTGCTCACCGCCAACCCGCGCCGCGCATTCGCCAATGAGATCGTCATCGATGCCGCCTGGGGCGTGGGCGAGGCCATTGTCTCGGGCAAAACCCACCCCGATCATCTGGTCGTGGAACGAAGCAGCGGCAAGCTGCGCGAGGAACACCTGGGCGGCAAAAAGATCGAGATGCAGGTGCTCAAGGGAGGCGGGCTCTCGGAGAGACCCGTGAGCGCAAAACGCCGCGCCGCGCGCTGCCTGGGTGATGCGCAGCTCCGCGTGCTCTGGCAGCTCGCGTGCCAGGTGGAAGAAAAGATCGGTCCCCGTCAGGACCTCGAATGGGCGATCGAGGACGGCGTGCTCTACCTCCTGCAGCAGCGCCCCATCACCGGGCTGCCGCCGCTCCATCCAAAGAACGTGTGGACGCGCAAGTTCGGTGACGAATATCTGGCCGACTACAACTTCCCGCTCGGGCGCGGCCTTCTGGTGAAGTGGATCTCCGACAATTACCTCAAGGAGATCTGCGTGCTGCAGGGCCATCACGACCTCGTGGGGGTCGAGCCGCTGCGCAACCACGAGGGCTACAGCTACTTCAACGGCGCGTTCATGGCGCGGATGCTGCGCGCGGTGCCAAAGAGCGCACGCGAGGGAAATACCATGGGGTGGTTCCCGCCGCTCTGGGAAAAACACATCCAGGCGCAGCCCTTCGAGCCGCGGCGCCTGCTGGGAATGCTGAGCGCGCCGACCAAAGACCCGCGCGGCCCGGTGAACAAGAACCTCGCTGCGCTCGATCGCCACACCGCGAACGTCGACCGGGTGGTCGTGCCGCTGCTCAAGCAGGACTACACGAAACTCTCTGAATCAGAGTGGAAGCGTCAGTTCGACGAGGTCTACGCGCTGGGGATCGAACACTTTCGCGTCATTCGCTGGGGAATGGGAAATCACAACCCGGCCCTTCATGCGGGATTGCAGGGGTTGCTCAAACGCTGGTGCGGGGACAAGAGCGGCGAGCTCTACCAGACGGTGGTGAGCGGGCTGCCGGAGACGAAGACCGCGCTGATCAACCGCGACATCTGGCGGCTCGGCATCGAGGCGCGAGGCAGCAAAAAAGTGCGGAAGGGCATTCTGGCACAGGAGCCCTACGAGAAATTGCGAAAGGCGACGAAGAGCGATCCCTTCTGGGCGAGCTTCGACGCCTTCATTGCAAAGCACGGTCACCGATCGTCGACGCGGGAACTGGCGGCCGAACGCTGGGTCGAGACGCCCGGGCTGGTGCTGGGCTTTGTGCGCGTGCAGCTCCACGGCGAGAGCGCACCGCCCGATCCCGACGCGCGTGAAGAACACGCGATTGCAGAGCGCCGGCGCGCCGAGAAACAGGCACTGGCTGCGCTGGGGCGCGGGCCCGCGGCACTGGCAAAGCGCGCGGCGCTAAAACGCCTGATGGAACTCACCCAGCAATATACCCGCTACCGCGAGAACCAGCGCTACCACCTGGACTATCTGCTGCTTCATATCCGCAAGCTGGTGCTCGAACAGGGGCGCCGGCTGGTGAAGAAGAAGTATCTCAAGGAGCCCGGCGAGATTTTCTTTCTCGAGGACGCCGAGTTCTGGCAGCTCGTGGGCGGGGAGAAAATCGACCGCAAGGAACTGCGCGCGCGCATCGAGGCGCGGCGCGCGCACTGGCTCAAGTGGAAGGACCGGCTGCCCGCGACCTACCTCTTCGACGATGTCGAAACCGAGGGCGAGATCGTCGAGGGCGATCCGCGGCCCGGGCAGGACAGCGCCGATGCCGCGGGGATCGGCGCCTCGCGCGGATCGGCCAGGGGAGCGGTGCGCGTCGTGCGCGAGCTCGCGCATCTCGATGAAATCGAACCCGGCGAGATCCTGGTCGCCAGCAACATCGACCCGGGCTGGACGAACGTCTTCCCTCTGCTGGGGGGGCTGGTCACCGAGACCGGCGGCATCCTCAGTCACGGCGCCCTGCTGGCGCGTGAGTACGGGATCCCCGCCGTCATGGGCGTCAAAAACGCCATGGGCCGCTTCGAGACCGGGCAAGTGCTCGAGATCGATGGCGGCACCGGCGCGATTCGCGAAGGGACTCGCGATGGCGCGGGCGAGGCGCTATAACAGCGCACGCGAACTCGACGAAGACGACAGCCGGCGCGCCGGCGAGGGGGACTCATGGAAAAACCATACAGCCTTGAAGGCCAGAAGATTGCCATCACCGGAGCCAGCCGCGGCATCGGGCGCGGCATTGCGCTGCAGTGCGCGCGCGCGGGCGCCGACATCGCGGTGGGATACAACAGCAACGCAGAGGCGGCGGGCGAGGTCGTTGCCGAGGCCAAGAAGCTCGGCGTGAAGGCGGTCGCCGTCAAGTGCAACGTCGCCGACTCGGGTGAGGTGCGCGCCTTTTACGACGGCGCCGTCGACGCGCTGGGCGGCCTGGACGCCACGGCCATCAACGCCGGGATTTCCTCCAAGGCCGTGAACGTGCGCGCCACGTCCGACGAAGAGATCGAGCGCGTCTTCGCCGTCGACCTGCTGGGTGCCTACTACAGCGCGCGCGAGGCCGCGCGCATCTTCCACGAGCAGAAGAGCGGGCTCATTGTGATGATCTCCTCGGTGCTGGCCGAGACCCGCGGCGCGAAGATGGGCCCGTACTGCGTGGCCAAGGCGGCGCTCGAGGGACTGATGACCATGCTCGCCCGCGAAGAGGCGCCCTTCCGCGTCCGGGTGAACAACATCCTGCCCGGCCTTGTGAACACGGACATGGGCAAGCAGGTGCTCAAGCCCATGGGAATCACCGACCCGGCCATGGTGGGCAAGGCCATGCCCATGGGCCGCGTGTGCGAGCCCGAGGACATCGGCAACCTCTTCGCCTTCCTGGCCAGTCCGGCCGGCAGCTACATCACCGGCCAGTCCATCATGGTCGAGGGCGGCACCACCCTGGTAAAGGGTCTGTTCTAGGAAGATTCGCCACAGAGGGCACAGAGCCCACAGAGCAGAATTTGAAACCACAGATGAACACGGATGAACA
This window contains:
- a CDS encoding SDR family oxidoreductase translates to MEKPYSLEGQKIAITGASRGIGRGIALQCARAGADIAVGYNSNAEAAGEVVAEAKKLGVKAVAVKCNVADSGEVRAFYDGAVDALGGLDATAINAGISSKAVNVRATSDEEIERVFAVDLLGAYYSAREAARIFHEQKSGLIVMISSVLAETRGAKMGPYCVAKAALEGLMTMLAREEAPFRVRVNNILPGLVNTDMGKQVLKPMGITDPAMVGKAMPMGRVCEPEDIGNLFAFLASPAGSYITGQSIMVEGGTTLVKGLF